GCCCCGTCGCTGACACCAGAGTGGACCTTGACGGCAAGGTGGAGGCTGTGTACCCGCGGTGGGTTCGCTGGCAAACCGCACATACGCTGCCGCGCATGGCGATCTCGGATTATGTGGCCGGCCTGCGGCGTCTGGTTGGCACGGAGATGTTGATGCTGCCGAGCGCCTGCGCTGTGGTCGTCGATGATCGGGGACGGGTGCTGTTGGAGCGGCGGGCCGACACCGGCACGTGGTCGCTGCCTGCCGGTGCCATCGATCCTGGTGAGCAGCCGGCCGAGGCGGCGGTCCGTGAGGTGTTCGAAGAGACCGGGGTGCGGGTCGCCGTTGAGCGGCTGGCTGGAGTCGCACTTCGCGGGGTGACGTATCCGAATGGGGATGTGTGCCAGTACCTCACTGTGTGGTTCCGGTGCCGGCCGGTCGGGGGGCGGGCCGTCGTCAACGATGAGGAGTCGACGGCTGTGGACTGGTTTTCGGTGTCGGCGTTGCCGGAGCTTGACTCGGTCGACCGGCTGCGCATCGAGACTGCTCTCGATGACGCGGGGCCGGCGTGGTTTGCCGTGCCGGGGCAGGACTATGACTGGCTCCCGGCCAGAGCCTGACCGCTGCCCGGCCGGAGCCGGGCAATCCGGGCAGCGCCGGACCGCCCGCGCGGCCAGAGCTTGGCCGCGCGGCCAGAGCCGGACCGCCCGGTCAGATGCCGGGCGGGCCGGCACCGGCCGCAATTCGCTCGAGCGGCTAGTGCAGGCCGTAGGCCGTGGTGCGTTCGCGTGCCGGCCGGCCGGCCGCCGTGGCGATGGCCTTGAGCTGCTCGACCGTGCGGGCCGAGCCGTTGGCGGAGCCGGCCATCCGGGAGATGGTCTCCTCCATCAGGGTGCCGCCGAGGTCGTTGCAGCCGCCGTTGAGCATCGCGACCGTGCCCTCGTCGCCGAGTTTGACCCAGGAGCACTGGATGTTGTCGATGCGGCCGTGCAGGAGCAGGCGGGCCATCGCGTGGACGACCCGGTTTTCCCGCCAGGTCGGGCCCGGCCGGGCGATGCCGGCCAGGTAGATCGGCGCGTTGGTGTGCACGAACGGCAGGGCCACGAACTCGGTGAAGCCGCCCGTGCGGTCCTGCACCGACGCCAGGACGCGGAAGTGGCCGAGCCACTGGCGGGGGTGGTCGACATGGCCGTACATCATCGTGGAACTTGATCGGATGCCCAGCTCATGGGCGGTCGAGACGACCTCGACCCAGGTGGCGGCCGGCAGTTTGCCCTTGGTCAGCACCCATCGGACGTCGTCGTCGAGGATCTCCGCGGCGGTGCCCGGGATGGTGTCGAGGCCGGCGTCGCGGAGGCTCTCCAGCCAGTCGCGGACCGACATGCCGCCCTTCGCCGCGCCGGTCACGATCTCCATCGGGGAGAACGCGTGGACGTGCATGCCGGGCACCCGCTGCTTGATCGCGCGGACCATTTCGGCGTAGGCCGTGACCGGCAGTTTCGGGTCGATTCCGCCCTGCATGCAGACCTCGGTGGCGCCGGCGGCCCAGGCCTCCTCGGCGCGGTCGGCGACCTGCTCGACGGACAGGCGGTAGGCGTCGGCGTCGCGCTCACGCTGTGCGAAGGCGCAGAACCGGCAGCCGACGTAGCAGACGTTGGAGAAGTTGATGTTGCGGTTGACCACGTAGGTCACGTCGTCGCCCACCGTGTCGCGGCGGACGTCGTCGGCGATCCGGCACAGCTCGTCGAGCGCGGTGCCGTCGGCGTTGAACAGCGCCATCGTCGCCGCCTCGTGTCGCTCTTCGAGCAGCGCCGCGGGGTCGGCCGCGGCGAGCCGCAGGCCGGCCAACACGTCGGACGGGGCGCGCTCGACGCTCCCGGCCGTGCCCAGCTGGACCGCCTCGGGTGAGATGCGGCCGGCGATCTCGGACCAGTCGCCGTAGACCGAGTCGAAGTCGCCACGCCGGTCGCCCGTGCGGCCGGTGGTGTCGATCGTGGCGTGCAGGTCGGTGCGGCCGCCGGGGACGAACGCCTCGTCGGGCTCCTGCCAGGCGCGGCCGACCGGCAGCGCACCCTCGACGGCCAGACCCGTGTCGGGGTCGGCGAGTGCTCCGACGTGCGCGGACAGCCGCGGGTCGAGCCACGGGTCGCCGCGCCGGACGTATTCCGGATAGATGGTCAGTCGCTCCCGCAGGGTGAAACCGGACGCGGCCGAGCGGGCGGCGAGCTCGTCGATCATCGGCCAGGGCCGCTCGGGGTTGACGTGGTCGGGGGTGACCGGCGAGACGCCGCCCCAGTCGTCGATGCCGGCGCGCAGCAACAGGTCGTATTCGCCCTCGATCAGGTTGGGCGGCGCCTGGATGCGGGCGCCCGGACCGAGGATGATCCGGCCGACGGCCATCGTCGCGGCGAGGTCGAGCAGCTCCGCGTCGGGCATGCCGCGCATGGCCGTGTCGGGCTTGGCGCGGAAGTTCTGGATGATCGTTTCCTGGATGTGGCCGTATTCGCGGGCCGTTCGGCGGATCGCGAACAGCGCGTCGGCCCGCTCGACCAGGTTTTCACCGATGCCGATCAGGATGCCGGTGGTGAACGGCACGCCGACCCGGCCGGCGTCTTCGAGCACCCGGAGCCGGACCGCGGGCTCCTTGTCGGGCGAGCCGAAATGCGGCCCGGTCTTGTCGGACCACAGGCGCGTGGCGGTGGTCTCCAGCATCATGCCCATGCTCGGCGCGACCGGCTTGAGCCGCTGCAACTCGGCCCAGCTCAGCACTCCCGGGTTGAGGTGCGGCAGCAGGCCGGTCTCTTCGAGCACGGCGATCGCGCTGGCCCGCACGTAGTCGAGCGTCGAGTCATAGCCGCGCGCGTCGAGCCATTCCCGCGCCGCCGGCCAGCGCTCCTCGGGCCGGTCGCCGAGCGTGAACAGCGCCTCCTTGCAGCCCTGCGCGGCACCCTCGCGGGCGATGGCGACGACCTCGTCGCGATCGAGGAACGCTGCCGGCAGCCGGTGGGGCACGGTGGCGAAGGTGCAGTAATGACAGCGGTCACGGCAGAGGCGGGTCAACGGAATGAAGACCTTGCGGGAGTACGTCACGACGCCCGGCCGGCCCGCCTCCCGCAGGCCCGCGTCGCGGATGCCGCCGGCGATGCGGAGCAGGTCGTCGAGTGGCTCGCCGCGCGCGGCCATCAGGTCGGCCGCCTCGCCCGGATCGAGCGCCTTGCCGTCGGCGGCACGGGCCAGCGCCCGCCGAATGCTCGCGGCAGTGGGCGGCGGAGGCGAGGTCGGGATCAGATCAGCCACCGTTGAAGCGTAGGCCGTGGCACCGACAGCTTTCCGTGGTGACTGTCACTTGGATCGCGTCGATAAATCTTGGCCCGCCGTGAACCGGCCGACGGCGCCGATCCGATGAAGAGGTATGAGCGGAACGCAGCCGGCGCCTCAGCCGACAGTCACCACGACATATGGAGCATTGCCGTCCTCCGCGACCTCCATCGTGGAGCCAAGTCCTTCGGCGGCAAGCGCCGCACGCAGCCGGTGCACGTCGGAGCCCAGGGAGACGAGGGCGGCCGGTCCGCCCGGTGTTGCCGCCGGGCGACAGCAGACGCGATAGCCGTTGGCCGCGACGCCACCGGCTGCGGCCTGCGCGGCGGTGCCGCCCGTGGCGGCCGAGGCAGTCGCGCCCGCGGGCGCGGCGGTCGTCAGGGCTTGCGCGGCCTCGCCTGGCTCCTCGGTGTCGTCGACGTCGGGCCGTGCGCGTGCGGCGACGACCTCGAAGGTCGTCGCGGCGGTGCCGGCGATCGTGGCCAGTGCGCGGTGGACAGACCTGGCCAGGTCCGTCTCCTCGAGCTGGGCGAATGGCGCTTGGCCGTTGTCCGCGAGCCGAGCCGCTGCGCGGAGGCCCTCGGCGCGGGCCTCGGCTGTGCCGAGGGAGAAGAGGTCCTGGTCGGCGCCGCGGACCAGGACGGCGGCGCCGTCACCGTCGGCGATCGGTAGGGGCGCGTCGAGATAGCCGCGGACGACCGCTACCGGCACCTGGGCGCACTTGCCCTTGACCAGCTCGCCGGCCGCGGCCAGTTCGTCGATCACGGCCATCTGGGTGATGGAGAGCTCGTTGCCATACGGGTCGACCTCGCCGCGGTGGTCGCGGATCGCCGGAACGCCGGCGGAACCGAGGGCGACGTCGGTCAGGCCGTTGCGCCATGGGCGGCCCATCGTGTCGGAG
This genomic interval from Asanoa ferruginea contains the following:
- a CDS encoding bifunctional FO biosynthesis protein CofGH, with protein sequence MIPTSPPPPTAASIRRALARAADGKALDPGEAADLMAARGEPLDDLLRIAGGIRDAGLREAGRPGVVTYSRKVFIPLTRLCRDRCHYCTFATVPHRLPAAFLDRDEVVAIAREGAAQGCKEALFTLGDRPEERWPAAREWLDARGYDSTLDYVRASAIAVLEETGLLPHLNPGVLSWAELQRLKPVAPSMGMMLETTATRLWSDKTGPHFGSPDKEPAVRLRVLEDAGRVGVPFTTGILIGIGENLVERADALFAIRRTAREYGHIQETIIQNFRAKPDTAMRGMPDAELLDLAATMAVGRIILGPGARIQAPPNLIEGEYDLLLRAGIDDWGGVSPVTPDHVNPERPWPMIDELAARSAASGFTLRERLTIYPEYVRRGDPWLDPRLSAHVGALADPDTGLAVEGALPVGRAWQEPDEAFVPGGRTDLHATIDTTGRTGDRRGDFDSVYGDWSEIAGRISPEAVQLGTAGSVERAPSDVLAGLRLAAADPAALLEERHEAATMALFNADGTALDELCRIADDVRRDTVGDDVTYVVNRNINFSNVCYVGCRFCAFAQRERDADAYRLSVEQVADRAEEAWAAGATEVCMQGGIDPKLPVTAYAEMVRAIKQRVPGMHVHAFSPMEIVTGAAKGGMSVRDWLESLRDAGLDTIPGTAAEILDDDVRWVLTKGKLPAATWVEVVSTAHELGIRSSSTMMYGHVDHPRQWLGHFRVLASVQDRTGGFTEFVALPFVHTNAPIYLAGIARPGPTWRENRVVHAMARLLLHGRIDNIQCSWVKLGDEGTVAMLNGGCNDLGGTLMEETISRMAGSANGSARTVEQLKAIATAAGRPARERTTAYGLH
- a CDS encoding coenzyme F420-0:L-glutamate ligase, giving the protein MRLEVLPVEGIGDVRPGDDLAEAITAAAPWLRAGDVLVVTSKIVSKAEGSLVDVPVDGDERTVAREEVLRAETARPVARRGQTRIVQTHHGFVMASAGIDASNVDRAHLVLLPKDPDASARALRATLRERHGLDVAVVISDTMGRPWRNGLTDVALGSAGVPAIRDHRGEVDPYGNELSITQMAVIDELAAAGELVKGKCAQVPVAVVRGYLDAPLPIADGDGAAVLVRGADQDLFSLGTAEARAEGLRAAARLADNGQAPFAQLEETDLARSVHRALATIAGTAATTFEVVAARARPDVDDTEEPGEAAQALTTAAPAGATASAATGGTAAQAAAGGVAANGYRVCCRPAATPGGPAALVSLGSDVHRLRAALAAEGLGSTMEVAEDGNAPYVVVTVG
- a CDS encoding NUDIX hydrolase yields the protein MAISDYVAGLRRLVGTEMLMLPSACAVVVDDRGRVLLERRADTGTWSLPAGAIDPGEQPAEAAVREVFEETGVRVAVERLAGVALRGVTYPNGDVCQYLTVWFRCRPVGGRAVVNDEESTAVDWFSVSALPELDSVDRLRIETALDDAGPAWFAVPGQDYDWLPARA